From Amycolatopsis sp. cg9, one genomic window encodes:
- a CDS encoding lysophospholipid acyltransferase family protein, translated as MIAQLVRFVLGPLARALYRPEVHGVENVPATGPVLLAANHRAALDTGVITFTTPRQVKFLGKAEYFVGKGLKGKALAGFLGGLGYVPVERGNAQAGLAALEAARKVLDAGGVFAIYPEGTRSLDGRLHRGHTGVAALALATGAKVVPVALTGTEHLQPKGAKIPRPAKISITFGKPLDFSRYEGQDYAPAIRRSVTDEVMYAILEISGQEYVDTYHKRPSEGVA; from the coding sequence TTGATCGCGCAGCTTGTCCGCTTCGTGCTGGGGCCGCTGGCCAGGGCGCTGTACCGGCCCGAGGTGCACGGCGTGGAGAACGTGCCCGCCACGGGCCCGGTGCTGCTGGCGGCCAACCACCGGGCTGCGCTCGACACCGGCGTGATCACGTTCACGACGCCGCGGCAGGTCAAGTTCCTCGGCAAGGCGGAGTACTTCGTCGGCAAGGGCCTCAAGGGCAAGGCGCTGGCCGGCTTCCTCGGCGGCCTCGGCTACGTCCCGGTCGAGCGCGGCAACGCCCAGGCCGGGCTCGCCGCGCTCGAAGCGGCCCGCAAGGTCCTCGACGCGGGCGGCGTCTTCGCGATCTACCCGGAGGGCACCCGGTCGCTGGACGGCCGGCTGCACCGCGGCCACACCGGCGTCGCGGCCCTGGCGCTGGCGACCGGCGCGAAGGTGGTGCCGGTCGCGCTGACCGGCACCGAGCACCTCCAGCCGAAGGGCGCGAAGATCCCCCGGCCCGCGAAGATCTCCATCACGTTCGGCAAGCCACTGGACTTCTCGCGCTACGAGGGCCAGGACTACGCGCCGGCGATCCGCCGGTCGGTCACCGACGAGGTGATGTACGCGATCCTGGAGATCTCGGGCCAGGAGTACGTGGACACCTACCACAAGCGGCCGAGCGAAGGGGTCGCCTGA
- a CDS encoding TIGR00730 family Rossman fold protein — translation MSRICVFCGSSMGFSPRYAEQAAALGKLLAQRGIGLVYGGASVGTMGVVADAALAAGGEVIGVIPEALSSVEISHAGLSELHVVADMHERKAKMAALSDGFLALPGGAGTLEELFEVWTWAQLGLHGKPIGLVDVDGYYGPLLAFADHMVTEGFVKPEYRQLLMADADAAVLLDRFETYVPPAPPKWAKEPPGI, via the coding sequence ATGAGCCGGATCTGCGTGTTCTGCGGCTCCTCCATGGGGTTCTCGCCGCGCTACGCCGAGCAGGCGGCGGCGCTCGGCAAGCTGCTGGCCCAGCGCGGCATCGGGCTGGTCTACGGCGGCGCGAGCGTCGGCACGATGGGCGTGGTCGCCGACGCGGCCCTCGCGGCGGGTGGCGAAGTGATCGGGGTGATCCCGGAGGCGCTGTCGAGCGTCGAGATCTCCCACGCCGGCCTGTCCGAGCTGCACGTCGTGGCGGACATGCACGAGCGCAAGGCCAAGATGGCGGCCCTGTCCGACGGCTTCCTGGCGCTGCCGGGCGGCGCGGGCACCCTGGAGGAGCTGTTCGAGGTCTGGACGTGGGCCCAGCTGGGCCTGCACGGCAAGCCGATCGGCCTGGTCGACGTGGACGGCTACTACGGCCCGCTGCTCGCCTTCGCCGACCACATGGTGACCGAAGGGTTCGTCAAGCCGGAGTACCGGCAGCTCCTGATGGCCGACGCCGACGCGGCGGTGCTGCTGGACCGGTTCGAGACCTACGTTCCCCCGGCCCCGCCGAAGTGGGCCAAGGAACCGCCGGGCATCTGA
- a CDS encoding cytochrome ubiquinol oxidase subunit I has protein sequence MDALPVARLQFATTTSFHFLFVLLTLGLVTMVAVMQTRAAVGGKPELLRMTRFWGRLYVINYALGIVTGIVMEFQFGLTWTGLSAFAGDVFGAPLAIETLVAFFLESTFLGLWIFGFGRLGKWPHLALIWLVTLTAYASALFIMLANSFLQNPVGSRLEGGTLHLDDFGALFSNPALIASLPHVVGAALVTGGFFVVGVSAYHFLKRTTEVGFFRRSMRLGVVTALIGSIFVINQGFAQFGELAKYQPDKLKTGAVGLPLGLMIMIAFAMLLCSLLGTLLLFRNWLTKARFLHYLMVAAIPLPFLASIMGWLVRELGRQPWLVWGKLRTADAVADVPAGQILFSFIAFSLLFAALAVADWVLMARVAKLGPDPVDEPAGQPVLSGV, from the coding sequence ATGGACGCACTCCCGGTCGCGAGACTCCAGTTCGCGACGACGACTTCGTTCCACTTCCTGTTCGTGCTGCTCACGCTGGGGTTGGTCACGATGGTGGCCGTGATGCAGACGCGCGCGGCGGTCGGCGGCAAGCCCGAACTGCTGCGGATGACCCGCTTCTGGGGTCGCTTATACGTGATCAACTACGCGCTGGGGATCGTCACCGGAATCGTGATGGAATTCCAGTTCGGGCTGACGTGGACCGGCCTTTCCGCATTCGCGGGCGACGTCTTCGGCGCGCCGCTGGCCATTGAGACGCTGGTCGCGTTCTTCCTGGAGTCGACCTTCCTCGGCCTGTGGATCTTCGGCTTCGGGCGGCTCGGCAAGTGGCCGCACCTGGCGCTGATCTGGCTGGTCACGCTGACCGCGTACGCGTCGGCGCTGTTCATCATGCTGGCCAACTCGTTCCTGCAGAACCCGGTCGGCAGCCGGCTCGAGGGCGGCACCCTGCACCTCGACGACTTCGGCGCGCTGTTCTCGAACCCGGCGCTGATCGCGTCGCTGCCGCACGTCGTCGGCGCCGCGCTGGTGACCGGCGGGTTCTTCGTGGTCGGCGTCAGCGCTTACCACTTCCTCAAGCGCACCACCGAGGTCGGGTTCTTCCGCCGCTCGATGCGCCTCGGCGTGGTCACGGCGCTGATCGGCTCGATCTTCGTGATCAACCAGGGCTTCGCGCAGTTCGGGGAGCTCGCGAAGTACCAGCCCGACAAGCTCAAGACGGGCGCGGTCGGGCTCCCGCTGGGCCTGATGATCATGATCGCGTTCGCGATGCTGCTCTGCTCGCTGCTGGGCACGCTGCTGCTGTTCCGGAACTGGCTCACCAAGGCCCGGTTCCTGCACTACCTGATGGTCGCGGCGATCCCGCTGCCGTTCCTCGCCTCGATCATGGGCTGGCTGGTGCGCGAGCTCGGCCGCCAGCCCTGGCTGGTCTGGGGGAAGCTGCGCACCGCCGACGCCGTCGCGGACGTCCCGGCGGGCCAGATCCTGTTCTCCTTCATCGCTTTCTCACTGCTGTTCGCCGCGCTCGCGGTGGCCGACTGGGTGCTCATGGCGCGGGTCGCCAAGCTCGGCCCGGACCCGGTCGACGAGCCCGCCGGGCAGCCCGTCCTGAGCGGAGTCTGA
- a CDS encoding glycoside hydrolase family 9 protein: MRLLPLATAAALAVPLAAAPAEAATPAEVRVDQVGYALGEAKHAYLLGGAPGTFTVVDERGHPVRKGRTGPSLGAWNARYPAVFDLDLSTLDRPGTYRVEAAGATSPPFRIDTASRLFRPLVRATTEFFQAQRDGHDVIPGRLDRKPSHLADRTATVYAEPKFAGEGGDEIVEPLKPQGGPVDVEGGWVDAGDFVKFTSNTAYSLAELGFVLREDPDPVLAKEVRFGLDWLDKVWDGRTKTLYAQVGIGTGSEEFGFLGDHDVWRNPQDDDALDVGPGDPAYFVKHRPVFPAGPAGAPLSPNLAGRVAAAFALGAQVYAHRDPRLARHYLAEAAAVFGQAKTAGVGELVTAFPHAYYPESSWEDDLELGATQLALAARAVKDPRATGWARDAAKWAKAYIGSGDTSTLNLYDTSALAHADLAGLLRTGVPGAALGAGELAADLRRQLDSGVEAAKKSPFRTAVAVTDFDAAGKSFGFAATARLYQRVTGDTRYAAFGARQRDFTLGANAWGVSLVVGVGTTSPRCPHHQAANLAGPSKVLHGAVVNGPNGADNFADLPFPAGARECTRPYESFDGQGSRYADDLSSWPSNEPAIDFTSTALLAFSLAGRP; this comes from the coding sequence ATGCGCCTGCTTCCCCTCGCGACGGCGGCCGCGCTCGCCGTGCCCCTCGCCGCCGCCCCGGCCGAGGCCGCAACCCCGGCTGAGGTGCGCGTCGACCAAGTCGGCTACGCGCTGGGGGAGGCGAAGCACGCGTACCTGCTCGGGGGCGCGCCGGGGACGTTCACCGTCGTCGACGAGCGCGGGCACCCCGTCCGGAAGGGGCGCACCGGCCCGAGCCTTGGCGCCTGGAACGCCCGTTACCCGGCGGTGTTCGACCTCGATCTGTCCACTCTGGACCGGCCGGGCACCTACCGGGTCGAGGCCGCGGGCGCGACGTCGCCGCCGTTCCGGATCGACACCGCGAGCCGGCTGTTCCGGCCGCTCGTGCGCGCCACCACCGAGTTCTTCCAAGCCCAGCGCGACGGCCACGACGTCATCCCCGGCCGCCTCGACCGCAAGCCGTCGCACCTGGCCGACCGGACGGCGACCGTCTACGCGGAGCCGAAGTTCGCCGGCGAGGGCGGCGACGAAATCGTCGAACCGCTGAAGCCCCAGGGCGGCCCGGTCGACGTCGAAGGCGGCTGGGTCGACGCCGGCGACTTCGTGAAGTTCACGTCCAACACCGCGTACTCGCTGGCCGAACTGGGTTTCGTGCTGCGCGAGGACCCCGACCCGGTGCTGGCGAAGGAGGTCCGGTTCGGCCTCGACTGGCTCGACAAGGTGTGGGACGGCCGGACCAAGACCCTCTACGCTCAGGTCGGCATCGGCACCGGCAGCGAGGAGTTCGGCTTCCTCGGCGACCACGACGTCTGGCGCAACCCGCAGGACGACGACGCGCTCGACGTCGGGCCCGGCGACCCGGCCTACTTCGTCAAGCACCGCCCGGTGTTCCCGGCCGGTCCGGCGGGCGCGCCGCTGTCGCCGAACCTCGCCGGCCGCGTCGCCGCGGCGTTCGCGCTCGGCGCGCAGGTGTACGCGCACCGCGACCCGCGGCTCGCCCGCCACTACCTGGCCGAAGCCGCGGCGGTGTTCGGCCAGGCCAAGACGGCCGGTGTCGGCGAGCTCGTCACCGCATTCCCGCACGCCTACTACCCGGAGTCGTCCTGGGAAGATGACCTGGAGCTGGGCGCGACGCAGCTCGCCCTCGCCGCCCGGGCGGTGAAGGACCCGCGCGCGACCGGCTGGGCCCGCGACGCGGCGAAGTGGGCGAAGGCGTACATCGGCAGCGGCGACACCAGCACGTTGAACCTCTACGACACCAGCGCGCTCGCCCACGCCGACCTCGCCGGCCTGCTGCGCACCGGCGTCCCCGGCGCCGCGCTCGGCGCCGGGGAACTGGCCGCGGACCTGCGGCGCCAGCTCGACTCCGGCGTCGAGGCGGCGAAGAAGAGTCCATTCCGGACAGCAGTCGCCGTCACCGACTTCGACGCCGCCGGCAAGAGCTTCGGCTTCGCCGCCACCGCGCGGCTCTACCAGCGCGTCACCGGCGACACCCGCTACGCCGCGTTCGGCGCGCGGCAACGGGACTTCACCCTAGGGGCCAACGCCTGGGGCGTCTCGCTGGTGGTCGGTGTCGGCACCACGTCGCCGCGGTGCCCCCACCACCAGGCCGCGAACCTCGCCGGCCCGTCGAAGGTGCTCCACGGCGCGGTCGTGAACGGCCCGAACGGCGCGGACAACTTCGCCGACCTGCCGTTCCCCGCGGGAGCCAGGGAGTGCACCCGTCCGTATGAATCCTTCGACGGGCAGGGAAGCCGCTACGCCGACGACTTGAGTTCATGGCCCAGCAACGAGCCGGCCATCGACTTCACCTCGACGGCGCTCTTGGCGTTCTCGCTGGCGGGCAGGCCGTAG
- a CDS encoding glucosyl-3-phosphoglycerate synthase has product MSWFERRTWQEPGWTPEDIVTAKGDRTVSVVLPALDEERTVGAVVASVRPLVGSVVDELVVVDSGSTDATVETAEAAGARVVRREDVLPDLPPVPGKGEVLWRSLAATSGDLVVFLDSDLVDPDPAFVPSLLGPLVTEPGVHLVKGFYRRPLRLESSGGGRVTELLARPVLSALRPALGGLVQPLGGEYAGTREFLESVPFAAGYGVEIGLLLDAEARYGLDGLAQVNLGVRKHRNRSLPQLGVMSRQILGTALERCGVPAADAPFTQFVQVDEEWLPDVTDVRVADRPPMREVLARPRG; this is encoded by the coding sequence GTGAGTTGGTTCGAGCGGCGTACGTGGCAGGAGCCCGGTTGGACGCCCGAGGACATCGTGACCGCGAAGGGTGACCGCACGGTTTCCGTCGTGCTACCGGCCCTCGACGAGGAGCGGACCGTGGGTGCCGTCGTCGCGTCGGTCCGCCCCCTGGTCGGTTCGGTCGTCGACGAGCTCGTCGTCGTGGACTCGGGTTCCACGGACGCGACGGTCGAAACCGCCGAGGCCGCGGGCGCCCGGGTGGTCCGCCGCGAGGACGTGCTGCCGGACCTGCCGCCGGTCCCCGGCAAGGGCGAGGTGCTGTGGCGCTCGCTGGCCGCCACCAGCGGCGACCTCGTCGTCTTCCTCGACTCCGACCTGGTCGACCCGGACCCGGCGTTCGTGCCGTCGCTGCTCGGGCCGCTGGTCACCGAGCCCGGTGTGCACCTGGTCAAGGGCTTCTACCGCCGCCCGCTGCGGCTGGAGAGCAGCGGCGGCGGGCGCGTCACCGAGCTGCTGGCGCGGCCGGTGCTCTCGGCGCTGCGCCCCGCGCTCGGCGGGCTGGTCCAGCCCCTCGGCGGCGAGTACGCGGGCACCCGCGAGTTCCTCGAATCGGTGCCGTTCGCCGCCGGGTACGGCGTCGAGATCGGGCTGCTCCTCGACGCCGAGGCGCGCTACGGCCTCGACGGGCTCGCCCAGGTCAACCTCGGCGTCCGCAAGCACCGGAACCGGTCGCTGCCCCAGCTGGGCGTGATGTCCCGGCAGATACTGGGCACGGCGCTGGAGCGCTGCGGGGTCCCGGCCGCCGACGCGCCGTTCACGCAGTTCGTCCAGGTCGACGAGGAGTGGCTGCCGGACGTCACGGACGTCCGGGTCGCCGATCGGCCGCCGATGCGGGAAGTGCTCGCCCGTCCTCGAGGGTGA
- a CDS encoding TIGR00730 family Rossman fold protein: MSDQSEWPDGQYPERPVERHKGPVVLRRDRRDQGSTTDQRLLDSRGPSDWVHTDPWRVLRIQAEFVEGFGALAEVPRAVTVFGSARTKRDNPEYELGRKIGGALANAGFAVMTGGGPGAMEAVNRGAAEAGGFSVGLGIELPFEQGLNPWVDLGVNFRYFFARKTMFIKYSQAFICLPGGFGTLDELFEALTLVQTKKVTKFPVVLFGSDYWGGLYDWIAKTVQAEGKISPHDLDLLHVTDDIDDAVRVVQESYQAWEDTH, translated from the coding sequence GTGAGCGATCAGTCTGAATGGCCGGACGGCCAGTACCCCGAACGCCCGGTGGAGCGGCACAAGGGCCCGGTCGTGCTGCGCCGCGACCGCCGCGACCAGGGCAGCACCACCGACCAGCGGCTCCTGGATTCGCGTGGCCCGAGCGACTGGGTGCACACCGACCCGTGGCGCGTCCTGCGCATCCAGGCCGAGTTCGTCGAGGGGTTCGGCGCGCTCGCCGAGGTCCCGCGCGCGGTCACGGTGTTCGGCTCGGCCCGCACCAAGCGCGACAACCCGGAGTACGAGCTCGGCCGCAAGATCGGCGGCGCACTGGCCAACGCGGGCTTCGCCGTGATGACCGGCGGCGGGCCGGGCGCGATGGAGGCGGTCAACCGCGGCGCGGCCGAGGCCGGCGGCTTCTCCGTCGGGCTCGGCATCGAGCTGCCGTTCGAGCAGGGCCTGAACCCGTGGGTAGACCTCGGCGTCAACTTCCGGTACTTCTTCGCCCGCAAGACGATGTTCATCAAGTATTCGCAGGCCTTCATCTGCCTGCCCGGCGGCTTCGGCACGCTCGACGAGCTGTTCGAGGCGCTGACGCTGGTGCAGACCAAGAAGGTCACGAAGTTCCCGGTGGTGCTGTTCGGCAGCGACTACTGGGGCGGCCTCTACGACTGGATCGCCAAGACCGTGCAGGCCGAGGGCAAGATCAGCCCGCACGACCTCGACCTGCTGCACGTCACCGACGACATCGACGACGCCGTCCGCGTGGTCCAGGAGTCCTACCAGGCTTGGGAGGACACCCACTGA
- a CDS encoding cytochrome d ubiquinol oxidase subunit II, translating into MATFWWCVLGLLTCGYFALAGYDYGVGLLLPAFETGERRRRQTLGALGPFFLANEVWLVAAVGLLFGAFPHLEGKVFAGAYVLVVTLLLGLVTFTASMQLRSRRPDARRGAWTAGIVGGALVTALSWGLFLGNLVTGLPLAADGSPSGDVLALFSPYAVLWGLGFVALFALQGAAFLAVRAPAELTGRAVRLARAFTAPVLAFLVIATGWGAFALDGVTALGVGVAVLAFAALAVTRLGISAKRYRVALLGSMVLSACPALLAGTLRFPAVLVSPGYALTVEQAATAPGTFAVLAWFAPPSLLVLLVVQWLTWRAHRHPVDQRSLLHF; encoded by the coding sequence GTGGCGACCTTCTGGTGGTGCGTGCTCGGCCTGCTGACCTGCGGGTACTTCGCGCTCGCGGGCTACGACTACGGCGTCGGCCTGCTCCTGCCCGCCTTCGAAACCGGCGAGCGGCGAAGGCGCCAGACGCTCGGCGCGCTCGGCCCGTTCTTCCTGGCCAACGAGGTGTGGCTGGTCGCGGCGGTCGGACTGCTGTTCGGCGCGTTCCCGCACCTGGAGGGCAAGGTGTTCGCCGGGGCCTACGTCCTGGTCGTGACGCTGCTGCTCGGCCTGGTCACGTTCACGGCGTCGATGCAGCTGCGCAGCCGCCGCCCGGACGCGCGGCGCGGTGCCTGGACCGCGGGCATCGTCGGCGGCGCGCTGGTCACGGCGCTGTCGTGGGGCCTGTTCCTCGGCAACCTCGTGACCGGACTGCCGCTGGCCGCCGACGGCTCGCCGTCCGGTGACGTCCTCGCGCTCTTCAGCCCGTACGCCGTGTTGTGGGGACTCGGGTTCGTCGCCCTGTTCGCCTTGCAGGGCGCGGCGTTCCTCGCGGTGCGCGCCCCGGCCGAGCTGACCGGGCGCGCGGTGCGGCTGGCCCGCGCCTTCACCGCGCCCGTGCTCGCGTTCCTCGTGATCGCGACGGGGTGGGGCGCCTTCGCGCTCGACGGCGTGACCGCGCTCGGCGTGGGTGTCGCGGTGCTGGCGTTCGCCGCCCTCGCCGTCACCCGGCTCGGGATTTCCGCGAAGCGCTACCGGGTCGCGCTGCTCGGCTCCATGGTGCTGTCCGCCTGCCCGGCCCTGCTGGCCGGCACGCTGAGGTTCCCCGCGGTGCTGGTCTCGCCCGGCTACGCGCTGACGGTCGAGCAGGCGGCGACGGCACCGGGAACGTTCGCGGTGCTGGCCTGGTTCGCGCCGCCGTCGCTGCTGGTGCTGCTGGTCGTGCAGTGGCTGACCTGGCGCGCCCACCGCCACCCCGTCGACCAGCGCTCGCTGCTGCACTTCTAG
- the cydC gene encoding thiol reductant ABC exporter subunit CydC: protein MRLVRAALLGAGAELAALALMATAAWLLLRAAERPPLGALTLAIVGVRTLALLRGGLRYAERLAGHEVVLRWLGGLRTRVYQALAPGSRYSGGDLVTRLVSDVDALQDAVLRWLLPAGVAALVGSAAVAVTATASVSAAVALAAGLVVAGGVLPWLVVRATARAAAESAPKRAELAERAVELVTGHRELVAAGALAEHRARATGVAGEIADGERATSGTSALLGAAGVLVQLGTTVAVALLADASVPWTAALTLAAMTSFEVVLPLIGAARRVPEIRASAARVRAVLAQPPTPKGTRTPEKGHFRLENAGVRHPGRAPALQHVDLDLPPGRRVGILGPSGAGKTTLLRLLLGSRTPTEGRVLLDGHPLGEYADLSKVISGAEADAHVFSTTVRENLLLAKPAATDDELREACAVAGFDLGLDRATGPDGDALSGGQRQRLVLARAVLAAPPVLVLDEPVEGLDPAHGDAVLKNVLAHAKGTVVLVTHRPEHLDGFDEVLTLEDGRALPASAADRRPGRP, encoded by the coding sequence ATGCGCCTCGTCCGCGCCGCCCTCCTCGGTGCCGGGGCCGAACTCGCCGCCCTCGCGCTCATGGCCACCGCCGCCTGGCTGTTGCTGCGCGCCGCCGAACGGCCGCCGCTCGGGGCGCTGACCCTCGCCATCGTCGGGGTGCGGACGCTCGCGCTGCTCCGGGGTGGGCTCCGGTACGCCGAGCGCCTCGCCGGGCACGAAGTCGTCCTGCGGTGGCTCGGGGGCCTGCGCACCCGCGTCTACCAGGCCCTCGCGCCCGGTTCGCGGTACTCCGGCGGCGACCTCGTCACCCGGCTCGTGTCCGATGTGGACGCGCTGCAGGACGCGGTCCTGCGGTGGCTGCTGCCCGCGGGGGTCGCCGCGCTCGTGGGGAGCGCCGCCGTCGCCGTCACGGCCACCGCCTCCGTGAGCGCCGCCGTCGCGCTCGCCGCCGGGCTGGTCGTCGCGGGTGGGGTGCTCCCCTGGCTGGTCGTCCGCGCCACCGCACGGGCCGCGGCCGAAAGCGCCCCGAAGCGGGCCGAACTGGCCGAGCGCGCGGTCGAGCTCGTCACCGGGCACCGGGAGCTCGTCGCCGCCGGTGCGCTGGCCGAGCACCGGGCGCGGGCGACCGGTGTCGCCGGCGAGATCGCCGACGGCGAGCGGGCCACCTCGGGCACGTCCGCGCTGCTCGGCGCCGCCGGGGTGCTCGTCCAGCTGGGCACCACCGTCGCCGTCGCGCTGCTGGCCGACGCCTCCGTGCCCTGGACCGCCGCGCTCACCCTGGCCGCCATGACGAGCTTCGAGGTCGTCCTCCCGCTGATCGGCGCCGCCCGGCGGGTGCCGGAAATCCGCGCGTCGGCCGCCCGGGTGCGGGCCGTCCTGGCCCAGCCGCCCACGCCGAAGGGCACCCGGACGCCGGAAAAAGGACACTTCAGGCTCGAAAACGCCGGCGTCCGCCACCCGGGCCGAGCCCCGGCGCTGCAGCACGTCGACCTCGACCTGCCGCCCGGCAGGCGCGTCGGGATCCTCGGCCCCAGCGGCGCCGGCAAGACGACGCTGCTCCGCCTGCTGCTCGGCAGCCGGACCCCCACCGAAGGCCGCGTGCTCCTCGACGGCCACCCGCTCGGCGAATACGCGGACCTGTCGAAGGTCATCTCGGGCGCCGAAGCCGACGCGCACGTCTTCTCCACGACCGTCCGCGAGAACCTCCTGCTCGCGAAGCCGGCCGCCACCGACGACGAGCTGCGGGAAGCCTGCGCGGTCGCCGGGTTCGACCTGGGCCTCGACCGCGCGACCGGCCCGGACGGCGACGCCCTCTCCGGCGGTCAGCGGCAGCGGCTGGTCCTGGCCCGCGCGGTCCTGGCGGCCCCGCCGGTCCTGGTGCTCGACGAGCCCGTCGAAGGTCTCGACCCCGCGCACGGCGACGCCGTCCTCAAGAACGTCCTCGCGCACGCGAAGGGCACGGTCGTCCTGGTCACCCACCGGCCCGAGCACCTGGACGGCTTCGACGAGGTCCTCACCCTCGAGGACGGGCGAGCACTTCCCGCATCGGCGGCCGATCGGCGACCCGGACGTCCGTGA
- a CDS encoding helix-turn-helix transcriptional regulator, producing MKADTLRGHLDALLLAVLDGRKLHGYAIIEALQLRSDGALDLPTGTVYPALRRLERAGWLASEWDVVSGRKRRTYRLTRSGQQALAAERAEWREFTTVIGGVLGA from the coding sequence ATGAAGGCGGACACCTTGCGCGGGCACCTCGACGCGTTGCTGCTGGCGGTGCTCGACGGCCGGAAGCTCCACGGCTACGCGATCATCGAGGCGCTCCAGCTGCGCAGCGACGGCGCGCTCGACCTGCCGACCGGCACGGTCTACCCGGCGCTGCGCCGGCTCGAGCGGGCCGGCTGGCTGGCCAGCGAGTGGGACGTCGTCTCCGGTCGCAAGCGGCGCACCTACCGGCTCACCCGCTCCGGCCAGCAGGCCCTGGCCGCCGAACGCGCCGAGTGGCGGGAGTTCACGACGGTCATCGGGGGAGTGCTGGGGGCATGA
- the cydD gene encoding thiol reductant ABC exporter subunit CydD: MPALPGLRRYLAVLAALGVCTAASVLLQAEGLATLLTGDGVPLVLVVAIAARVLLSWGHGVLSGRFAASVRDGLRRRLLESRADRAGVVATQVTRGVDATDGYLTGYLPSLVVSVVVPAAVIVRLFTTDLVSALVVTATLPLIPVFAILVGKHTATRTERQWSLLTELGGHFLDVVRGLGTLRLFGRAAAQASTVRSMAAAHADATMKTLRIAFLSALVLELVATMSVALVAVPIGFRLLDGGLDARTAMLVLVLAPEAYLPLRAAGAKFHAAAEGLTALREALAAPVVSPRSATATRRRGAPSLVLERVSVCHDGVPALSEVDLTVPAGARIAVVGPSGSGKSTLLAVLLGFVPPSSGRVLVDGVDLRSLSPADWLAEVAWVPQRPTLFRGTLAENVALGLPSADVPAAARAAALDSVAAGLPAGYATQVGELGEGLSAGQRQRVGLARALARTSAGLLLLDEPTTRLDSRTEETVLSATRRLLPDRTAVLVAHRPALLALADRVVELRDGRIRTEVTA; encoded by the coding sequence GTGCCCGCTCTGCCCGGACTCCGGCGCTACCTGGCCGTGCTGGCCGCGCTCGGGGTGTGCACCGCCGCGTCGGTGCTCCTGCAGGCCGAAGGCCTCGCCACGCTGCTCACCGGTGACGGTGTCCCACTGGTCCTGGTCGTCGCGATCGCCGCGCGAGTACTGCTCTCGTGGGGCCACGGCGTCCTGAGTGGACGGTTCGCGGCCTCGGTGCGCGACGGTCTGCGCCGCCGGTTGCTCGAGTCCCGCGCCGACCGCGCGGGCGTCGTCGCCACGCAGGTGACGCGCGGGGTCGACGCCACGGACGGCTACCTGACCGGGTACCTGCCATCCCTGGTCGTGTCGGTGGTGGTGCCGGCCGCGGTGATCGTGCGGCTGTTCACGACGGACCTGGTGTCGGCGCTGGTCGTCACGGCGACGCTGCCGCTGATCCCGGTCTTCGCGATCCTGGTCGGCAAGCACACCGCGACGCGCACCGAGCGGCAGTGGTCGCTGCTGACCGAGCTGGGCGGCCACTTCCTCGACGTGGTGCGGGGACTGGGGACGCTCCGGCTGTTCGGCCGGGCGGCGGCACAGGCGTCGACGGTCCGGTCGATGGCCGCCGCGCACGCCGATGCGACGATGAAGACGCTGCGGATCGCGTTCCTTTCGGCGCTGGTGCTGGAGCTGGTGGCGACGATGTCGGTGGCGCTGGTCGCGGTGCCGATCGGCTTCCGCCTCCTGGACGGCGGCCTCGACGCCCGGACGGCGATGCTGGTGCTCGTGCTCGCCCCGGAGGCCTACCTGCCGCTGCGCGCGGCGGGCGCGAAGTTCCACGCGGCGGCCGAGGGCTTGACGGCGCTGCGGGAGGCCCTCGCGGCACCGGTGGTGTCCCCCCGGTCGGCGACGGCCACCCGGCGCCGGGGCGCGCCTTCGCTGGTCCTGGAACGGGTTTCGGTCTGCCACGACGGCGTTCCGGCGTTGTCCGAAGTGGACTTGACGGTGCCCGCGGGCGCGCGGATCGCCGTGGTGGGGCCGAGCGGGTCCGGGAAGAGCACGCTGCTGGCGGTGCTGCTGGGGTTCGTGCCGCCGTCGTCGGGGCGGGTGCTCGTCGACGGGGTCGACCTGCGATCGCTGTCGCCCGCCGACTGGCTCGCCGAGGTGGCCTGGGTGCCCCAGCGGCCGACGCTGTTCCGCGGGACGCTGGCGGAGAACGTCGCGCTGGGCCTGCCGTCCGCGGACGTCCCGGCCGCCGCCCGCGCCGCGGCCTTGGACTCCGTGGCGGCGGGCCTGCCCGCGGGCTACGCGACCCAGGTGGGCGAGCTGGGCGAAGGCCTGTCGGCAGGCCAGCGACAGCGGGTCGGCCTGGCACGGGCACTCGCCCGGACGTCGGCGGGTCTGCTGTTGCTCGACGAGCCGACGACCAGGCTGGACTCCCGGACGGAAGAGACGGTGCTCTCGGCGACCCGGCGGCTGCTGCCCGACCGCACCGCGGTGCTCGTCGCCCACCGACCGGCGCTGCTGGCACTGGCCGACCGGGTGGTCGAACTCCGCGACGGCCGGATCCGCACGGAGGTGACCGCGTGA